One region of Flavobacterium sp. GSB-24 genomic DNA includes:
- a CDS encoding thiamine pyrophosphate-dependent enzyme translates to MSKIVAEQLVDMLVEAGVKRVYAVTGDSLNHFNDAIRRSGKIKWIHVRHEEVGAYAAAAEAELDGFAVCAGSCGPGHVHLINGLYDAHRSHVPLLAIASTINTSEMGMDYFQETNTIKLFDDCSHYNQMIMTAEQAPRIIQTAIQHALGKKGVAVIGLPGDVSELKAVESNISTQYFHCNPVIRPSDTELQHLAKAINESSKITLFCGIGAEKAHDQVVQLSQHIKAPVGYSFRGKMSIQPNNPNEIGMTGLLGQPSAYHSMHESHLVLLLGTDFPYDKFMPSDNKIIQIDTSTERLGRRANLYMGLCGDVADTIEALLPLLEAKTDDSFLQAQLKLYSSVKESMNTYINDNGGEDTIQPEYVAHIIDKLADQDAVFTVDTGMSCVWGARFIKGTGQRKMLGSFNHGSMANAMPMAIGAALAHPERQVIAMCGDGGLSMLLGDLATIHQYNIPIKIIVFNNRALGMVKLEMEVSGLPDNETDMVNPDFGLIAQAMGFQGVNVHKPEEVQGAIENAFRHNGPVLLNIFTNPNALAMPPKVEWEQVIGMAKSMTRLMLGGKMEEVLDTIKSNYKHLKEGI, encoded by the coding sequence ATGAGTAAAATAGTTGCCGAACAATTAGTAGATATGTTGGTAGAAGCTGGAGTGAAACGCGTTTATGCGGTTACTGGCGATAGTTTAAATCATTTTAATGATGCCATTCGCAGAAGCGGAAAAATAAAATGGATTCATGTGCGACATGAAGAAGTTGGCGCGTATGCTGCAGCGGCCGAAGCAGAATTAGACGGTTTTGCTGTTTGCGCTGGAAGCTGTGGTCCCGGTCACGTTCATTTAATTAATGGATTGTATGATGCACATCGTTCGCATGTTCCTCTTTTAGCAATTGCTTCTACGATTAATACCAGCGAAATGGGAATGGATTATTTCCAAGAAACCAATACCATTAAACTTTTTGACGATTGCAGCCACTATAATCAAATGATTATGACAGCGGAGCAAGCACCTAGAATTATCCAAACAGCCATACAACATGCTTTAGGCAAAAAAGGCGTTGCTGTTATTGGTTTACCTGGCGACGTTTCTGAATTAAAAGCTGTTGAAAGCAATATTTCTACTCAATATTTTCATTGTAATCCTGTTATCCGACCTTCTGATACTGAATTACAGCATTTAGCAAAAGCTATTAATGAAAGCTCAAAAATAACTTTGTTCTGCGGTATCGGAGCTGAAAAAGCACACGATCAAGTAGTGCAGTTGTCTCAGCATATTAAAGCTCCTGTTGGATATTCTTTTAGAGGAAAAATGAGCATTCAGCCGAATAATCCTAACGAAATAGGAATGACAGGTTTACTCGGTCAGCCTTCTGCTTATCACAGTATGCACGAATCACATTTGGTTTTATTATTAGGAACTGATTTTCCTTATGATAAATTCATGCCTTCAGACAATAAAATCATTCAAATTGACACAAGCACAGAACGTTTAGGAAGAAGAGCCAATCTCTATATGGGTCTATGCGGTGATGTTGCCGATACGATAGAAGCTTTACTGCCGCTTTTGGAAGCAAAAACAGATGATAGTTTTTTACAAGCGCAGTTAAAATTATACAGCAGTGTAAAAGAAAGCATGAATACTTATATTAATGATAATGGCGGAGAAGACACCATTCAGCCCGAATATGTAGCACATATCATTGATAAACTGGCAGATCAAGATGCAGTTTTTACCGTAGATACTGGTATGAGCTGTGTTTGGGGAGCTCGTTTCATTAAAGGAACGGGACAGCGAAAAATGTTAGGTTCTTTTAACCACGGTTCTATGGCCAATGCGATGCCAATGGCTATTGGGGCTGCTTTGGCGCATCCTGAAAGACAAGTTATTGCCATGTGTGGCGACGGCGGTCTTTCTATGCTTTTAGGAGACTTGGCAACCATTCATCAATATAATATTCCAATCAAAATTATTGTTTTCAACAACCGTGCTTTGGGAATGGTAAAACTTGAAATGGAAGTTAGCGGTTTACCCGACAACGAAACAGATATGGTAAATCCTGATTTTGGTCTAATTGCTCAAGCAATGGGATTTCAGGGCGTAAATGTTCATAAACCTGAAGAAGTTCAGGGAGCAATTGAAAATGCTTTTCGCCATAATGGTCCTGTTTTATTAAATATTTTCACTAATCCAAATGCGCTGGCAATGCCTCCAAAAGTAGAATGGGAACAAGTAATTGGAATGGCAAAATCGATGACAAGATTAATGCTGGGCGGTAAAATGGAAGAAGTTTTAGACACCATTAAATCCAACTATAAACATTTAAAAGAAGGCATTTAA
- a CDS encoding MFS transporter, with translation MDINTNKSYTKYYVIAWVFGLIFYFLDYVIRSAPAVMFPELSQSFSVNEIRLVEIVGTYYYTYSTCSLIAGIALDRFGAKYSLFAGALILGIGCLLFMISSQFSGVVGRLFQGAGCAFAFPGCVYLASKGFSAKSLATAIGFTQCLGMLGGSAGQFVVGPLIEEGMNINTFWLSIGIFTIIVAFGLWFITPSNIADKNIESTEKKQSLLNPYKIVFSNPQSWFCGIISGLLFAPTTIFAMTWAVDFFQKDRAFDFHTATISSAMVAFGWVFGCPLLGYITDKINKRKPVLVFGAVFMIAALIQLLYFPDLLPAKYSMFLLGVASGAAMIPYSIIKEANPDNVKGSATGAINFITFGVTTLLSPLFSRLFGRTLDETVDKTSHFQQAGLFWIIGITIAILVSFLLKETGSGKKPDAEKVII, from the coding sequence ATGGATATAAATACCAATAAATCATACACCAAATACTATGTTATTGCATGGGTATTTGGTTTGATTTTCTATTTTTTAGATTATGTAATACGTTCTGCTCCAGCAGTAATGTTTCCAGAACTTTCGCAGAGTTTTTCTGTGAATGAAATTAGACTAGTAGAAATTGTCGGCACTTATTATTACACCTATTCCACCTGTAGTTTAATTGCTGGAATTGCTCTGGACCGATTTGGAGCTAAATATTCACTTTTTGCAGGAGCACTTATTTTAGGAATCGGCTGTTTATTATTTATGATTTCCAGTCAGTTTAGCGGCGTTGTCGGCCGATTGTTTCAAGGTGCGGGATGCGCTTTTGCTTTTCCAGGCTGTGTCTATTTGGCCAGTAAAGGATTTTCTGCAAAATCACTCGCAACAGCCATTGGATTTACACAATGCCTCGGAATGCTTGGTGGTTCTGCAGGACAATTTGTTGTTGGGCCGTTGATTGAAGAAGGAATGAATATCAATACGTTTTGGCTCTCGATTGGAATTTTCACAATCATTGTAGCTTTCGGACTTTGGTTTATAACTCCTTCCAACATCGCAGATAAAAATATAGAAAGTACAGAAAAGAAACAAAGTCTGCTAAATCCTTATAAAATCGTTTTTAGCAATCCGCAATCTTGGTTTTGCGGTATAATTTCGGGATTGCTATTTGCGCCGACAACTATATTTGCAATGACTTGGGCTGTGGATTTTTTTCAAAAAGACCGTGCTTTCGACTTTCATACGGCAACAATCTCGAGCGCTATGGTAGCTTTTGGCTGGGTTTTCGGATGTCCGTTGTTAGGATATATTACAGACAAGATAAATAAACGAAAACCAGTTTTGGTATTTGGTGCTGTCTTTATGATTGCAGCTTTAATTCAATTGCTGTATTTTCCAGATCTACTTCCAGCAAAATACAGTATGTTTTTATTAGGCGTTGCTTCTGGAGCTGCTATGATTCCATATTCTATCATTAAAGAAGCTAATCCAGATAATGTAAAAGGAAGTGCTACAGGAGCCATCAATTTTATAACTTTTGGTGTAACAACGCTCTTAAGTCCATTATTCAGTCGCTTATTCGGCAGAACCCTTGATGAAACTGTTGATAAAACAAGTCATTTTCAGCAGGCAGGACTATTTTGGATTATCGGAATTACAATAGCCATTTTAGTGAGTTTTCTATTAAAAGAAACTGGCAGCGGAAAAAAACCAGATGCTGAAAAAGTTATTATATAA
- a CDS encoding LysM peptidoglycan-binding domain-containing protein, which produces MRELLTISLVFILSFNKITAQDSIIEHKIQKGETAYFIAQKYKVSIDEIYKLNPESQNGIKDNQIIKIPVHNSQTIIKEQSKTHIVAPKETLFGLSKQYHVSVEAIQNANQEILASGLQIGQELIIPQNSEHSSKQETVVSSKTTHQVLAKESLFSIARQYNVSVQDLENLNKEILQNGLQIGQTIVIPNKRKTLDGRVRVINQETVFHVVEPKETKFSIAKKYGISIDQLESQNPEIVNGLVVGNKLAINTTAIKPANESEELMLALAEKQVVVEKTKAKTVEIDDLKDRLIVQKEMNQKIIKINDLKVNLNDMNGSKENSVEKLRLVLEANKNVQDILMAKLDSLVNSMNNDLKELKRMDILNVDESKRLEKQSSEGINKTNELSSQLKKELAENRKAYAGLMNKVERIAVEENQEYKKKIRESEKNNNAASLQQRLSLEEIKRYKIEQEQGDAQNQLLIAKIDSLDIQKKIEVKRHISKAAYYSMEARKFDDKLALVKLKKYQDEAVKKQNKNSTAESSKTISLEEMKQELKDNPLRADKTVKVEVYDNLKEVSNGYYLVLGIFTDAVERDKFIMKLIDSGDFNASFFFNINSLSYYVYSDKFENMEEVLYQCKKKEEDELYKEVIIAKVEIDLR; this is translated from the coding sequence ATGAGAGAACTTTTAACAATTTCTCTTGTCTTTATTTTGTCTTTTAACAAAATAACTGCGCAAGATTCAATTATTGAGCACAAGATTCAAAAAGGAGAAACTGCTTATTTTATTGCCCAAAAGTATAAGGTTTCTATAGATGAGATTTACAAACTCAACCCCGAATCGCAAAATGGAATCAAGGATAATCAGATTATAAAGATTCCAGTTCACAACTCCCAAACCATAATTAAAGAGCAAAGTAAAACACATATTGTTGCGCCCAAAGAAACGCTCTTCGGCTTATCTAAACAATATCATGTTTCTGTAGAAGCCATTCAAAATGCTAATCAAGAAATTCTTGCCAGCGGACTTCAAATCGGTCAAGAATTAATAATTCCTCAAAATTCAGAACATTCATCTAAGCAGGAAACTGTTGTTTCATCTAAAACCACTCATCAGGTTTTGGCTAAAGAATCTTTGTTTAGTATTGCGAGACAATACAATGTTTCGGTTCAGGATTTAGAAAACTTAAATAAAGAAATACTTCAAAACGGACTGCAGATTGGTCAGACGATTGTCATTCCAAACAAAAGAAAAACTTTAGACGGAAGAGTTCGTGTCATTAATCAAGAAACTGTTTTTCATGTGGTTGAACCAAAAGAAACAAAGTTTTCTATTGCAAAGAAATACGGAATCTCTATCGATCAGCTTGAATCTCAAAATCCAGAAATTGTAAACGGATTGGTAGTTGGCAACAAATTGGCAATTAATACAACAGCAATAAAACCAGCCAACGAAAGTGAAGAATTGATGCTGGCTTTGGCAGAAAAGCAGGTTGTGGTTGAAAAGACAAAAGCAAAAACAGTTGAGATAGATGATTTAAAAGATCGTCTTATTGTTCAGAAAGAGATGAATCAGAAAATTATAAAGATTAATGATCTGAAAGTAAATCTGAATGACATGAATGGTTCCAAAGAAAATTCGGTAGAAAAACTGCGTTTGGTATTAGAAGCCAATAAAAATGTTCAGGATATTTTAATGGCAAAATTAGATTCGTTAGTCAATTCGATGAATAATGATTTGAAAGAATTGAAGAGAATGGATATTTTAAATGTTGATGAATCAAAAAGATTGGAAAAACAATCTTCTGAGGGAATCAATAAAACCAATGAATTATCTTCTCAATTAAAGAAAGAACTGGCAGAAAATAGAAAAGCTTATGCCGGTTTGATGAATAAAGTAGAACGAATTGCAGTTGAGGAAAATCAGGAGTATAAGAAGAAAATCCGCGAAAGCGAAAAAAATAATAATGCAGCTTCTTTGCAGCAGCGTTTGTCGTTAGAAGAAATTAAACGTTATAAAATAGAGCAGGAGCAGGGTGATGCACAAAATCAGCTTTTGATTGCAAAAATTGACTCGCTCGATATTCAGAAAAAAATAGAAGTAAAAAGACACATCAGTAAAGCTGCTTATTACAGTATGGAAGCTAGAAAATTTGACGACAAGCTGGCTTTGGTTAAATTGAAAAAATATCAGGATGAAGCGGTTAAAAAACAGAATAAAAATTCTACTGCCGAAAGTTCAAAAACAATTTCATTGGAAGAAATGAAACAAGAATTGAAAGACAATCCGTTAAGAGCTGATAAAACAGTAAAAGTGGAAGTTTATGATAATCTTAAAGAAGTTTCGAATGGGTATTACTTAGTTTTGGGTATATTTACAGACGCAGTTGAGCGCGATAAGTTTATTATGAAACTCATTGATTCTGGCGATTTTAACGCTAGTTTCTTCTTTAATATTAACAGCCTTTCATACTATGTGTACAGCGATAAATTCGAAAACATGGAAGAAGTGCTTTATCAATGCAAGAAAAAAGAAGAAGATGAGTTATATAAAGAAGTCATTATTGCCAAAGTAGAAATTGATTTGAGGTAA
- the guaA gene encoding glutamine-hydrolyzing GMP synthase, with amino-acid sequence MQHNVLILDFGSQYTQLIARRVRELNIFCEIFPYNHIPSDLSSYKAVILGGSPFSVRGEDAPHPDLSQIRGKLPMLAVCYGAQYLAHFSGGEVAASNTREYGRANLSYIKENETFFEGVSENSQVWMSHSDSIKALPTNAVKLASTHDVEFAAYKIEGETTYAIQYHPEVYHSTDGSKMLENFLVKIAEVPQNFTPNAFVEEMVGELKEKLGNDKVVLGLSGGVDSTVAAVLLHQAIGKNLYCIFVNNGLLRKNEFQNVLNQYKGMGLNVKGVDAGDRFLSELAGISDPETKRKTIGRVFIEVFDDESHLIEDVKWLAQGTIYPDVIESVSVKGPSATIKSHHNVGGLPDYMKLKIVEPLRMLFKDEVRRVGATLGIDPELLGRHPFPGPGLSIRILGDITPEKVQILQDVDSVFIEGLKSWGLYDKVWQAGAILLPVNSVGVMGDERTYEKVVALRAVESTDGMTADWVHLPYDFLMKVSNDIINKVKGVNRVVYDISSKPPATIEWE; translated from the coding sequence ATGCAACACAACGTACTTATTTTAGATTTCGGATCGCAATATACTCAACTTATTGCGCGTAGAGTTCGCGAATTAAATATATTCTGCGAAATTTTTCCTTACAATCACATTCCAAGTGATTTATCAAGTTATAAAGCCGTAATTTTAGGAGGAAGCCCTTTCTCTGTTAGAGGAGAAGACGCACCACATCCTGACTTATCGCAAATTAGAGGCAAACTTCCAATGCTTGCCGTTTGTTACGGAGCGCAGTATTTAGCGCACTTCAGCGGTGGAGAAGTAGCAGCTTCAAATACCAGAGAATATGGTAGAGCAAACTTATCTTATATTAAAGAGAATGAAACTTTTTTTGAAGGAGTTTCAGAAAACAGTCAAGTTTGGATGAGCCACAGTGATAGTATCAAAGCGCTTCCAACAAATGCTGTAAAATTAGCAAGCACGCATGATGTAGAATTTGCAGCTTACAAAATTGAAGGCGAAACTACTTATGCCATTCAATACCATCCAGAGGTTTACCATTCAACAGATGGATCAAAAATGCTGGAAAACTTTTTAGTTAAAATTGCCGAAGTTCCTCAAAACTTTACACCAAATGCTTTCGTAGAAGAAATGGTGGGAGAATTAAAAGAGAAATTAGGAAATGATAAAGTTGTTTTAGGATTATCAGGCGGTGTAGATTCTACTGTTGCTGCGGTTTTATTGCATCAGGCAATTGGTAAAAATCTTTACTGTATTTTCGTAAACAACGGTCTTTTACGTAAAAACGAGTTCCAAAATGTATTGAACCAATATAAGGGAATGGGATTAAATGTAAAAGGTGTAGATGCAGGAGATCGTTTTCTTTCTGAACTAGCAGGAATTAGTGATCCTGAAACCAAACGTAAAACTATTGGACGTGTTTTCATCGAAGTTTTTGATGACGAATCACACTTAATTGAAGACGTAAAATGGTTAGCACAAGGAACAATTTACCCAGACGTTATCGAGTCTGTTTCTGTAAAAGGACCATCTGCAACTATTAAATCGCACCATAATGTTGGTGGATTGCCAGATTATATGAAATTAAAAATTGTAGAACCACTTAGAATGTTGTTTAAAGACGAAGTTCGTAGAGTTGGAGCTACTTTAGGAATAGATCCTGAATTATTAGGAAGACACCCTTTTCCAGGACCAGGATTATCAATTAGAATTTTAGGAGATATTACTCCAGAGAAAGTACAAATTTTACAAGATGTTGATTCTGTTTTTATCGAAGGATTAAAATCTTGGGGATTGTACGACAAAGTTTGGCAGGCTGGAGCGATTTTGCTTCCGGTAAACAGTGTTGGAGTTATGGGCGATGAGCGTACTTACGAAAAAGTAGTAGCGCTTAGAGCAGTAGAATCAACAGATGGTATGACTGCTGACTGGGTTCACTTACCGTATGATTTCTTGATGAAAGTATCGAACGATATTATCAACAAGGTAAAAGGTGTGAATCGTGTAGTTTACGATATTAGTTCAAAACCACCTGCAACAATTGAGTGGGAATAG